The following proteins come from a genomic window of Desmospora profundinema:
- a CDS encoding serpin family protein, whose product MKLSKIPNRWLVIVCMMLLISGCGNSKQAFQREDIDKRLPTANNEFAFRLYQEVLKQEKANNVFLSPLSVSLALSMTVNGADQETRSAMVQALQVQDLTLEDLNRSNAALQSVLQQADPDVKVTLAHSLWGREGTLFRPDFLERNEAYYDARVTELDFQDPGASDTINEWVRKETEGKIGPIIDGNIDPDTFLFLINAIYFKGKWSTPFDEAATTDQDFHLPDGTTRTVPMMVQSGELDYYKGDNFEAVRLPYGNKQFEMTVFLPDEGISLERFYKQLNADHWKKWMAGFETTAGTIQLPRFELEYEKTLNGALKALGMEVAFDEHRADFGQMVSTPPRAYIHEVKHQSFIEVNEKGTEAAAATSVEMRTVSAPLDLFQMRVDRPFFFAIHDQKTGTLLFMGSVMEPETSSK is encoded by the coding sequence GTGAAACTGTCCAAGATCCCAAATCGATGGCTGGTGATCGTCTGTATGATGTTGTTAATTTCCGGATGCGGAAACAGTAAACAAGCCTTTCAAAGAGAAGACATCGACAAACGCCTTCCGACGGCAAACAACGAATTCGCTTTTCGGCTGTATCAAGAAGTATTAAAGCAAGAGAAAGCAAACAATGTCTTCTTATCGCCCTTGAGCGTCTCTCTGGCGTTGTCCATGACGGTGAACGGCGCGGATCAAGAGACCCGAAGCGCCATGGTCCAGGCCCTGCAGGTGCAGGATTTGACATTGGAAGACCTGAATCGGTCGAATGCCGCTCTGCAATCGGTTCTGCAACAAGCAGACCCCGATGTGAAGGTAACCCTCGCTCATTCCCTCTGGGGGCGGGAAGGAACCCTCTTTCGGCCGGACTTTCTGGAACGAAATGAAGCCTATTATGATGCCCGCGTAACCGAATTGGATTTTCAGGATCCCGGTGCTTCCGATACGATTAATGAGTGGGTCCGCAAAGAGACAGAGGGGAAAATCGGCCCCATCATCGATGGCAACATCGACCCTGATACGTTCCTCTTTTTAATCAATGCCATCTATTTTAAAGGGAAATGGTCGACCCCTTTTGATGAAGCGGCCACCACGGATCAAGATTTTCACCTGCCCGATGGAACCACCCGAACCGTGCCGATGATGGTTCAGTCCGGTGAGTTGGATTACTACAAAGGAGACAACTTTGAAGCAGTCCGATTGCCTTACGGAAACAAACAATTCGAGATGACCGTCTTCCTTCCGGATGAAGGCATCAGTCTGGAACGGTTTTATAAACAGCTGAACGCGGATCACTGGAAAAAGTGGATGGCCGGCTTTGAAACAACGGCAGGAACCATTCAACTCCCCCGCTTTGAACTGGAATATGAAAAAACGCTAAACGGCGCCCTAAAGGCGTTGGGGATGGAAGTGGCATTTGACGAACACCGGGCCGATTTTGGACAGATGGTCTCCACCCCTCCGCGAGCGTATATCCATGAAGTGAAACATCAATCGTTTATCGAAGTGAATGAAAAAGGAACAGAAGCCGCCGCTGCTACATCAGTAGAAATGAGAACCGTATCGGCTCCCCTCGATTTGTTCCAGATGCGGGTCGACCGCCCGTTTTTCTTTGCCATTCACGATCAAAAAACGGGTACCCTCTTGTTTATGGGATCCGTGATGGAACCGGAAACTTCATCGAAATGA
- a CDS encoding DUF3817 domain-containing protein, translating into MFKTAFDRFRIISLIEGISFLLLLGIAMPMKYLADIPMAVTVVGWIHGVLFILYMVALAHVTFTDRWPFKRVAGAVIASVLPFGPFVFDTRLKREVQM; encoded by the coding sequence TTGTTCAAGACTGCTTTTGATCGCTTTCGCATCATCAGCCTGATCGAAGGGATTTCTTTTCTTTTGCTCCTGGGAATCGCCATGCCGATGAAGTACCTTGCCGACATCCCGATGGCTGTCACCGTTGTGGGATGGATCCATGGGGTTCTTTTCATTCTCTATATGGTTGCGTTGGCTCATGTGACTTTCACCGATCGGTGGCCGTTCAAACGGGTGGCGGGGGCTGTGATCGCATCGGTCCTGCCGTTCGGCCCGTTTGTGTTTGATACCCGGCTCAAACGCGAGGTGCAAATGTAA
- a CDS encoding class I SAM-dependent methyltransferase — MDHFSVQGKRILDFGSGTGANCPIFSSERYIGIDPDQRRIAYAKKLYPEYTFYILQSERFPCNDKSLDYILIVAVLHHISSEEIHCYMEEFKRILKPTGTIIVIEPCLFADKPFSNRIMSWFDRGEYIRNETDYLHLFQQHHFDCQVLKRFRKCLYHELFFCARPT, encoded by the coding sequence TTGGATCACTTTTCCGTTCAAGGAAAGAGAATTCTCGATTTTGGTTCCGGCACAGGAGCCAATTGCCCCATCTTTTCTTCTGAACGATATATCGGCATCGATCCTGACCAGCGACGGATTGCCTATGCCAAAAAGCTTTATCCTGAGTATACGTTTTATATTCTCCAATCCGAACGATTCCCTTGTAACGATAAGAGCTTGGATTATATCTTAATAGTTGCTGTCTTACATCATATTTCTTCGGAAGAGATCCATTGCTATATGGAGGAGTTTAAACGGATCTTAAAACCAACAGGAACCATTATCGTGATCGAACCCTGTTTATTTGCCGATAAACCGTTCTCCAACCGGATTATGTCCTGGTTTGATCGAGGGGAGTATATCCGTAATGAAACAGACTATCTCCATCTATTTCAACAACATCACTTTGATTGCCAAGTTTTGAAGCGGTTTAGGAAATGTCTTTATCATGAATTATTTTTCTGTGCACGACCCACCTGA
- a CDS encoding 1-aminocyclopropane-1-carboxylate deaminase/D-cysteine desulfhydrase, which yields MNNREIYPRFPLLWGPTPLHPLPRLAERVGVGELWVKRDDLTGVALGGNKVRKLEFLLGEAKEAGCDLVITGGSPQSNHARLTAGAARQAGMDAWLVFAGDRFGKEQGNLLLDRLTGARCFLSGVYGSSALLEAMEEKAREAAASGRRPFVVPVGGSTVRGDYGYVLAAEECADQMTEQNLPPFDRVVLAVGSGGTLAGLLVGKYRFPGWAEQILGVSVWMKQADVARVVFQLAANLTQVLGMDDIPQAEIHVTDDQVGRGYGRPTEEGKRAIRLLAETEGLFVDPVYSGKALAGLIDQAEQEDWSDKRVLFWHTGGAPGLFTHASALLD from the coding sequence GTGAACAACCGGGAGATTTATCCCCGGTTTCCCCTTTTATGGGGGCCGACACCTCTCCACCCGTTGCCCCGACTGGCGGAACGGGTTGGGGTGGGGGAGCTGTGGGTGAAACGGGATGACCTGACCGGGGTGGCGTTAGGTGGAAACAAGGTGCGAAAGTTGGAGTTTTTGCTGGGGGAAGCGAAAGAGGCAGGATGCGACCTCGTGATTACCGGCGGCAGCCCGCAATCCAACCATGCCCGGCTGACGGCGGGGGCAGCCCGGCAGGCGGGCATGGACGCTTGGCTCGTTTTTGCCGGGGATCGCTTTGGGAAAGAGCAGGGGAATCTCCTGCTGGACCGATTAACCGGGGCCCGCTGTTTTTTATCCGGGGTATACGGTTCCTCCGCCTTGCTGGAAGCGATGGAAGAAAAGGCACGGGAAGCGGCGGCATCGGGTCGGCGTCCGTTTGTGGTTCCAGTGGGAGGATCGACTGTCCGCGGGGATTATGGATACGTATTGGCTGCGGAGGAATGTGCCGACCAAATGACGGAGCAAAATCTGCCGCCTTTTGATCGGGTGGTATTGGCGGTTGGCAGCGGCGGCACGCTGGCGGGTTTATTGGTGGGTAAATATCGCTTCCCCGGATGGGCGGAACAGATCCTGGGAGTCAGCGTGTGGATGAAACAAGCGGATGTGGCCCGAGTGGTTTTTCAGCTCGCCGCCAACCTCACCCAGGTCTTGGGTATGGATGATATCCCGCAAGCGGAGATCCACGTGACCGATGACCAGGTGGGGCGGGGCTACGGACGTCCCACTGAGGAGGGAAAACGTGCTATCCGGTTGTTGGCGGAGACAGAGGGGTTGTTTGTGGACCCCGTATACTCCGGTAAGGCCTTGGCCGGTTTGATCGACCAAGCTGAGCAAGAGGACTGGTCCGATAAGCGTGTATTGTTTTGGCATACGGGAGGAGCTCCAGGATTATTCACCCACGCCTCGGCACTGTTGGATTGA
- the dapB gene encoding 4-hydroxy-tetrahydrodipicolinate reductase: MKPIRIIVAGAKGRMGSEVIRLIQREEGLELAAAVSRSGIGEDIGEAVGIGRLEVPIHATLSEALLAAKADVLVDFTVPDSVEKHLELALQAGIRPVVGTSGLDETTVETWSQRFREQGLGGVVAPNFAIGAVLMMMFAAKAARYMPHVEIIEMHHDRKLDAPSGTAVKTAEMVTQSRQEIKQGHPEETETWDGARGAYKNGFRVHSVRLPGLVAHQEVLLGGPGQLLTIRHDSLNRESFMPGVKLAVERAMELEGLVYGLEHLLGD; encoded by the coding sequence ATGAAACCAATCCGAATAATTGTAGCAGGAGCTAAAGGACGAATGGGGAGCGAAGTGATCCGATTGATCCAGCGGGAAGAAGGGCTGGAACTGGCTGCAGCCGTTTCCCGCAGCGGAATCGGTGAAGATATCGGGGAAGCGGTGGGAATCGGCCGTTTGGAAGTCCCCATCCACGCTACACTGTCGGAAGCGCTGCTTGCGGCGAAAGCGGACGTGCTGGTGGATTTCACCGTTCCTGATTCAGTGGAAAAGCATCTGGAGCTGGCGCTTCAAGCAGGGATCCGTCCTGTGGTAGGAACCTCCGGGTTGGATGAAACAACCGTGGAAACATGGTCCCAACGATTCCGGGAACAGGGGTTGGGTGGAGTGGTCGCTCCCAACTTTGCCATCGGTGCAGTCTTGATGATGATGTTTGCAGCGAAGGCCGCCCGTTACATGCCTCATGTGGAAATTATCGAGATGCATCATGATCGGAAGCTGGACGCTCCTTCGGGCACAGCGGTGAAGACTGCGGAGATGGTGACCCAGTCCCGCCAGGAAATCAAGCAAGGTCATCCCGAAGAAACGGAAACATGGGACGGAGCCCGGGGCGCATATAAGAACGGATTCCGCGTTCACAGCGTTCGCCTGCCCGGGTTGGTGGCTCACCAAGAAGTATTATTGGGCGGTCCCGGACAATTGCTTACGATTCGCCATGATTCCCTCAACCGGGAATCCTTCATGCCGGGTGTGAAGCTGGCCGTTGAGCGGGCGATGGAGTTGGAAGGATTGGTATACGGACTGGAACACTTATTGGGGGATTGA
- a CDS encoding nucleotide pyrophosphohydrolase, which produces MQREVDQYISQFKEGYFHPLSMLARMTEEVGELAREVNHRYGEKPKKPEEAEQSMEMELGDMLFILICFANSLDIDLEEAFRLVMDKYEVRDADRWTRLDENDAT; this is translated from the coding sequence ATGCAACGGGAAGTGGATCAATACATATCCCAGTTTAAAGAAGGATATTTCCACCCTCTTTCGATGCTGGCCCGCATGACGGAGGAAGTGGGGGAATTGGCCCGGGAAGTGAACCACCGCTATGGGGAAAAACCGAAAAAACCGGAGGAAGCGGAACAGAGTATGGAGATGGAACTGGGTGATATGCTGTTTATCCTGATCTGTTTTGCCAACTCTTTGGATATCGATTTGGAGGAAGCGTTTCGATTAGTGATGGACAAATATGAAGTACGAGATGCGGATCGTTGGACCCGATTGGACGAAAACGACGCCACATAA
- a CDS encoding YitT family protein, which produces MEALLHKAKDFAKNHLKNLIAIVIGSFIFSLGINYFAIPNELAEGGFTGIALLLLYLFEISPALTILVLNIPLFFVGYKVFGRKTLAYTIFGTVAVSITLVLTENWGAPIPGDPLLAALYTGVLVGIGLGIIFRTGGTTGGVDIIARLGHKYFEWSIGRTMFLFDLMVIGVSAFYIGREKAMYTVVAVFVGARVIDFIVEGLDTKKAVTIISNSAVAISEKVTTDMDRGATLLKGRGGYTGTDKEVLYIVLSRNELPRLKHLVNTVDPYAFVVVHDVRDVFGEGFTFDKA; this is translated from the coding sequence ATGGAAGCATTATTGCATAAAGCAAAAGATTTTGCGAAAAACCACCTGAAAAATCTGATTGCTATCGTGATCGGGTCTTTTATTTTTTCCTTAGGTATTAATTATTTTGCAATTCCCAACGAATTGGCGGAAGGCGGCTTTACCGGAATCGCCCTCTTACTGCTCTATCTATTTGAGATTTCTCCCGCCTTAACCATATTGGTCCTAAACATCCCGCTCTTCTTTGTCGGCTACAAAGTATTCGGCCGAAAGACGTTGGCTTATACCATCTTTGGCACGGTGGCCGTCTCCATCACCCTCGTCCTAACCGAAAACTGGGGAGCACCCATCCCCGGCGACCCGCTGTTGGCTGCTCTTTATACCGGGGTGCTGGTGGGAATCGGCCTAGGGATTATCTTTCGTACCGGCGGCACGACTGGTGGCGTCGATATCATCGCCCGTCTGGGTCACAAATATTTTGAGTGGAGTATCGGCCGGACCATGTTTTTATTCGACCTGATGGTGATCGGCGTATCCGCTTTTTACATCGGACGGGAGAAGGCGATGTACACCGTCGTGGCAGTGTTCGTAGGAGCCCGTGTCATCGACTTTATCGTCGAAGGCTTGGACACCAAAAAAGCCGTCACCATTATTTCCAACTCCGCCGTCGCCATCTCGGAGAAAGTGACAACGGATATGGACCGGGGCGCCACTTTGTTAAAAGGACGCGGTGGATACACCGGAACCGATAAGGAAGTGCTTTATATCGTCCTCAGTCGTAACGAACTGCCTCGCTTGAAACACTTGGTGAATACAGTGGACCCCTATGCGTTTGTCGTCGTCCATGATGTACGAGACGTATTCGGAGAAGGATTCACTTTTGACAAGGCCTGA
- a CDS encoding sporulation protein YpjB, with protein sequence MRKGWLVLCGVIWWGWWFGTGSAMAADPEEEWLQDARSIRESVREAEWGQAREKLRILAEEFVATAPEAGWEPTAIAAVSDCVVELDQALNPASLRPLEAWDGAERLWLALDARIHSHQPLWHEYEEVFRQDLSIVQKAIQTGRPAEIRSALDTWSHHMEQIRPALSVSFSDQSVQQLEARMDVSNGDPETVRLQVEEWEKLLPALFGGTEKELLQHFSRSQPPVGQSLLLLGTAIAIVLGYVALLKYRHEQRVLTSRG encoded by the coding sequence ATGCGAAAGGGATGGTTGGTGCTGTGTGGAGTGATTTGGTGGGGGTGGTGGTTCGGGACGGGATCAGCCATGGCAGCCGATCCGGAAGAGGAGTGGTTGCAGGATGCTCGCTCCATCCGGGAGTCGGTGCGGGAGGCAGAGTGGGGACAAGCACGGGAGAAGCTGAGGATACTGGCCGAAGAGTTTGTTGCAACAGCTCCGGAAGCCGGGTGGGAACCGACTGCGATTGCTGCCGTTTCCGATTGTGTAGTGGAATTGGACCAGGCGCTAAATCCCGCTTCACTGCGCCCCCTGGAAGCGTGGGACGGAGCAGAACGGCTGTGGCTGGCATTGGATGCCCGCATCCACTCCCATCAACCCTTGTGGCACGAATATGAGGAAGTATTTCGACAGGATCTATCGATCGTGCAAAAGGCGATTCAAACAGGCCGACCGGCGGAGATTCGGTCGGCCTTGGATACATGGTCCCATCATATGGAGCAGATTCGCCCTGCCTTATCCGTCTCCTTTTCCGATCAGTCGGTCCAGCAATTGGAGGCGCGAATGGACGTGTCAAACGGCGATCCGGAAACCGTCCGTCTGCAAGTGGAGGAATGGGAAAAGCTCCTTCCAGCTTTATTCGGGGGTACGGAAAAGGAGTTACTCCAACACTTTTCTCGATCACAGCCCCCTGTGGGGCAATCGCTTCTCCTTTTGGGAACCGCGATTGCCATCGTATTGGGATACGTGGCGCTCCTAAAATACAGGCACGAACAAAGAGTACTCACATCTCGCGGATAA
- a CDS encoding DUF1405 domain-containing protein produces the protein MWKWYWETFKAWLDHRWFLWVLFTVNLLGTLYGFYWYKNQLIHIGSWLNLFVPDSPTASAAFTLVLLMYIIGRRSPLLEAFAAVTLFKYGIWAVAMIVAGAWTKDLPFLQALRWTDWMLAASHLGMAWQAVLYSRFFTFGTRELSLVAAWTLLNDGLDYGLGIHPWLPASLYPFLPAVAVFTVCLSLISLALFARLVLPPRPERKWSLPLLTGKE, from the coding sequence ATGTGGAAATGGTATTGGGAAACCTTTAAGGCTTGGCTGGATCATCGATGGTTTTTATGGGTGCTGTTTACGGTTAATCTCTTGGGTACCCTTTACGGTTTCTACTGGTATAAAAACCAATTGATTCACATTGGAAGCTGGTTGAACCTCTTTGTCCCGGACAGCCCCACCGCCAGTGCGGCATTCACCCTGGTTCTCCTGATGTACATCATAGGACGGCGAAGCCCTTTGCTGGAAGCATTTGCGGCCGTCACCCTGTTTAAATACGGAATCTGGGCTGTCGCGATGATTGTCGCCGGTGCCTGGACCAAAGACCTCCCTTTTTTACAGGCGCTTCGCTGGACGGACTGGATGTTGGCCGCTTCTCATTTAGGGATGGCATGGCAGGCGGTATTATACAGCCGCTTCTTTACCTTCGGTACACGTGAGCTGAGTTTGGTAGCTGCCTGGACCCTGCTAAATGACGGGTTGGATTACGGACTGGGAATCCATCCTTGGTTACCCGCATCCCTGTATCCGTTTCTGCCGGCGGTGGCAGTCTTTACGGTCTGTTTAAGCTTGATCAGTCTGGCCCTGTTTGCCCGTTTGGTCCTCCCTCCCCGCCCTGAACGCAAGTGGAGCTTGCCGCTTTTGACCGGGAAAGAATGA
- a CDS encoding menaquinol-cytochrome c reductase cytochrome b/c subunit: MAHNEDGKDKQVHYVGDSRVKVSEKKLYPPDYSAFPGKTEAFFPNFLLKEWMVAVVVLVGFLGLVMAHEPPLGEQADPTNTSFLPVPDWYFLFLYELLKFEWASGPFVVIGTLVVPGVMFTALLLVPWLDRSKERRPFKRPIATGIMLLTLVAVVALTWVAEDEHQKQLASLPKGGDENTEIVAVEDPGFEIYKNNACVNCHGQELEGLQGPSLRGIGEAYTEEEMIDLIDNGKGTMPAGMFQGTEEEKQVLVDWLLMQKPADDEGEGNAGAEEETSGPAKKNQDEPDQTEEDENGV, from the coding sequence ATGGCACATAACGAAGACGGGAAAGACAAACAAGTCCATTATGTGGGTGATTCCCGGGTTAAAGTATCTGAGAAAAAGCTGTATCCTCCGGACTACTCCGCGTTCCCCGGGAAAACGGAAGCTTTTTTTCCAAACTTCCTCTTGAAGGAATGGATGGTGGCGGTCGTCGTGCTGGTCGGTTTCCTGGGTCTCGTGATGGCGCACGAGCCGCCGTTGGGTGAACAGGCCGACCCGACCAACACCAGCTTCCTGCCCGTGCCGGACTGGTACTTCCTGTTTCTGTACGAGCTGCTCAAATTCGAATGGGCTTCCGGTCCGTTCGTGGTGATCGGAACTCTGGTCGTTCCCGGAGTGATGTTCACCGCTTTATTGTTGGTACCCTGGCTGGACCGCTCCAAAGAGCGGCGTCCTTTCAAGCGCCCGATCGCTACTGGGATCATGCTGCTCACTTTGGTTGCGGTGGTGGCTCTGACATGGGTGGCGGAAGACGAGCACCAGAAGCAGCTGGCTTCCCTGCCTAAGGGTGGAGATGAAAATACCGAGATCGTGGCGGTGGAGGATCCGGGCTTTGAGATTTATAAAAACAATGCCTGTGTCAACTGCCACGGTCAGGAGCTGGAAGGCCTCCAAGGTCCGTCCCTGCGGGGGATTGGTGAAGCCTATACCGAAGAAGAGATGATCGATCTCATCGACAACGGGAAAGGCACCATGCCCGCCGGTATGTTCCAGGGAACAGAAGAAGAGAAACAAGTCTTGGTCGACTGGTTGCTGATGCAGAAACCCGCCGATGATGAAGGCGAAGGCAATGCCGGAGCCGAAGAGGAAACGAGCGGTCCTGCCAAGAAAAACCAAGATGAACCGGATCAAACAGAAGAAGACGAAAACGGCGTATAA
- the qcrB gene encoding menaquinol-cytochrome c reductase cytochrome b subunit has translation MLNKAYEWLDKRLDITPMWRDVADHEVPEHVNPAHHFSAFIYCFGGLTFFIVVIQILSGMFLAMYYVPDIENAWASVNYLQNEIAFGQIVRGMHHWGASVSIVMLFLHTLRVFFTGSYKNPREFNWVVGMLIFFTMLGLGFTGYLLPWDNKAYFATVVGIEIAASVPYIGDSIAVFLQGGEVVGAQTLARFFALHVFFLPAVLLGLLGAHFILIRRQGISGPL, from the coding sequence ATGTTGAACAAAGCATACGAGTGGTTGGACAAACGGTTGGACATCACCCCCATGTGGCGTGACGTCGCCGACCACGAGGTACCGGAACACGTCAACCCAGCCCATCACTTCTCGGCTTTCATCTACTGCTTTGGCGGGTTGACCTTTTTTATCGTCGTTATCCAGATCTTGTCCGGAATGTTTTTGGCGATGTATTATGTCCCGGACATCGAGAACGCATGGGCCAGTGTGAATTATCTCCAGAATGAAATCGCATTCGGGCAAATCGTCCGGGGTATGCACCACTGGGGCGCTAGTGTTTCCATCGTCATGTTGTTTCTTCACACCCTGCGCGTGTTCTTCACCGGATCTTACAAGAATCCGCGTGAATTCAACTGGGTGGTCGGAATGCTGATCTTTTTCACCATGCTGGGTCTCGGCTTTACCGGTTACCTGTTGCCATGGGACAACAAAGCGTATTTTGCCACTGTAGTGGGGATTGAAATCGCCGCCAGCGTACCCTATATCGGTGACAGCATCGCCGTCTTTTTGCAGGGGGGAGAAGTGGTCGGAGCTCAGACGCTGGCCCGTTTCTTCGCATTACACGTGTTCTTCCTCCCCGCTGTTTTGCTTGGTCTGTTGGGGGCCCACTTCATCCTGATCCGTAGACAGGGAATTTCGGGGCCGCTATAA
- a CDS encoding ubiquinol-cytochrome c reductase iron-sulfur subunit: MSESKQSESKPGISRRRFLTYTIASTAGFLASGVLYPMVRFAIDPMLQKGTETEFVDVGSVDEFGEKPKSVQFNIKRKDGWYEPEEGERATAWVTRNGEDILALSPICKHLGCTVTWEGGGNQDRYYCPCHNGLYERDGVNVPGTPPNAPLDRYAYRVEGGRLLLGPIQRGGGV; this comes from the coding sequence GTGAGCGAAAGCAAACAATCAGAGAGTAAACCAGGCATCTCGCGGCGTCGGTTTTTGACGTACACGATCGCCAGCACAGCCGGTTTTCTCGCTTCAGGCGTACTATACCCCATGGTGCGCTTCGCCATCGACCCGATGTTGCAGAAGGGGACGGAGACTGAATTTGTGGACGTCGGTTCCGTTGACGAATTCGGTGAAAAGCCTAAGTCTGTCCAATTCAACATCAAACGGAAAGATGGTTGGTATGAACCGGAAGAAGGGGAAAGGGCGACCGCCTGGGTGACGAGAAACGGAGAGGATATTTTGGCTCTCTCTCCCATTTGTAAGCACTTGGGTTGTACTGTCACATGGGAGGGCGGAGGTAACCAGGATCGTTACTACTGCCCCTGTCACAACGGCTTGTACGAACGGGACGGAGTAAACGTTCCGGGAACCCCGCCCAACGCGCCGTTGGACCGCTACGCCTACCGCGTGGAAGGCGGAAGACTGTTGCTGGGCCCCATCCAGCGAGGAGGAGGGGTGTAG
- a CDS encoding DUF2487 family protein, giving the protein MRLSQVDPDEWNQLAAYVDTVLLPVYRIRFPDKRLDVEEAKRINRVAAKVEAELQGRLLLTSPIPYTTEQTDVWHRYLEEVVHDLAASPFPHVVILAPAEWNWTAFTMEPGVLRVNISADEEVETAVNRVIDQIVSMWQTSKRYDSTDEGK; this is encoded by the coding sequence GTGCGGCTTTCCCAAGTGGATCCCGATGAGTGGAATCAGTTGGCCGCCTATGTGGACACTGTGTTATTGCCGGTCTATCGTATCCGATTTCCAGACAAACGATTGGATGTGGAAGAAGCCAAACGGATCAACCGGGTAGCCGCCAAGGTGGAAGCGGAATTGCAAGGTCGGTTGCTCCTGACTTCACCTATCCCGTACACGACTGAGCAGACGGACGTGTGGCACCGCTACCTGGAAGAGGTGGTCCATGATCTCGCGGCATCTCCGTTTCCCCATGTCGTGATATTGGCCCCGGCAGAATGGAATTGGACAGCGTTTACGATGGAACCAGGTGTATTAAGAGTAAACATTTCAGCGGATGAAGAAGTTGAAACCGCCGTCAATCGCGTGATTGACCAGATTGTGTCGATGTGGCAAACTTCAAAGAGGTATGACTCAACCGACGAAGGGAAATAG
- a CDS encoding ReoY family proteolytic degradation factor: MGNCVTVSEKKEFIQWFLNSHELQKREAAWLLNYLCSDDDALRRTHFVDNLRNLPKTMIVSARCVSMTPFQYSKKKRVTSDVETAFYDIRSGCSEDLYISLHFKEKTSCPEYAAVLEVNPMERQDLVHDSLCSLFAEIILDQAVRDYRKKELYRRIDDALANGDEQEFLQLTEQWLKIVENK, from the coding sequence ATGGGCAATTGTGTCACGGTTTCTGAAAAAAAAGAGTTCATCCAGTGGTTCCTCAACAGTCACGAACTTCAGAAACGGGAAGCAGCCTGGCTCCTTAACTATCTTTGTTCTGATGATGATGCACTTCGTCGCACCCATTTCGTCGATAATTTGCGCAACCTGCCCAAAACGATGATCGTTTCCGCCCGATGTGTTTCGATGACACCGTTTCAGTATTCAAAGAAAAAGCGCGTAACTTCCGATGTGGAAACCGCCTTTTACGATATCCGTTCCGGCTGTAGTGAGGATTTGTACATCAGTCTTCACTTCAAGGAAAAGACCAGCTGTCCAGAATACGCCGCTGTATTGGAGGTTAATCCCATGGAGAGACAAGATCTCGTTCACGATTCCTTGTGCAGTCTGTTTGCGGAGATCATCCTCGATCAAGCGGTCCGGGACTATCGAAAAAAGGAACTGTACCGTCGAATCGACGATGCACTGGCCAATGGCGACGAACAGGAATTCTTACAATTAACCGAACAATGGCTGAAAATCGTGGAAAATAAATGA